In Aspergillus oryzae RIB40 DNA, chromosome 6, one genomic interval encodes:
- a CDS encoding Het-C domain-containing protein (predicted protein) — protein MSDTVQKLCLLLSLILAFSAQAHAFGAGNIASISRIEGQNWRHGDIEDALLTLFLARVAGGRKFNKLDVQRVYFGNWLRDYSLAVDVGTLKYVGAEAIRILIWVLGFLSFGQATEFPHYASGDRLGCYEPTEHIDNPLGYAEGRMLGIMIIDSGVQYVGPLSTLLYYVTCGIMTTEGVGIATSAGLARRVFCRSIQLGRQYAKSWNDEDLHEAFRLLGTGLHCLEDYAAHSNYTELSLIEMGESEISPHVGRNTIVELHGAQNDVYPVVTGTFGGVDFFHSVLGELSDKVTQSEVQSLEGVITDSQSGSPSESFVQDLLSMIPAGLVDDSEAQANKMEEFKTQSENAKQYSQDVSLRELEEWTCYLEGLHQKIYPVLEWHDEIIKSINSAIEKIPVLPELVEQIQDHITVFVFSVLAPYVLPIIKQVKVELQTGSSEVIQSSREQQHIVFENDESSNPTHSMLSKDHFSNVLNEPAGRVASEVIKWTVPQLMECWDSEDIDITRTLDRIIVGVFHHPALRENGEDGAADVRQIMFHTVEEWWHGKTEEEQEHLREQLTRQGVFEGRNHKEGVHDTGHGCGKPLVLRKGGHGNPLESNGTGPSSLEEAAGEAAGDGTLRGLVSGLVSSVGSMLLKDPESHSPDGTVMELYDDEASLEEQRPPWNVQHENYDKGELCGDRWNYEHESVECLEYQKRNEYDHFVPPLGRNGQTSGYNSEETYRSRLDEYSDGNGGYCYGYDGRPVRDEHDPRLDSVPQCNGTGEGYGGARGDGYVSREEYGADHYSSKSDDYMKRLYGY, from the exons ATGTCTGATACTGTCCAAAAACTatgtcttcttctgtcgCTTATTCTCGCATTCTCGGCGCAAGCCCACGCTTTTGGGGCGGGTAATATTGCATCAATATCCCGCATTGAGGGCCAGAATTGGCGTCATGGTGACATCGAAGACGCATTGTTGACACTGTTTCTGGCTCGCGTGGCCGGCGGCCGTAAATTCAACAAACTCGACGTGCAGCGTGTCTATTTCGGGAACTGGCTTCGCGACTACAGCCTGGCTGTTGATGTCGGCACTTTGAAATATGTAGGCGCCGAAGCCATCCGCATCCTAATTTGGGTGCTCGGATTTTTGAGTTTTGGGCAAGCTACTGAATTCCCTCACTATGCCAGCGGCG ACCGTTTAGGATGCTATGAGCCTACAGAGCATATAGACAACCCTCTTGGTTATGCTGAAGGGAGGATGCTCGGGATTATGATCATCGACTCAGGGGTCCA GTATGTTGGACCACTCTCCACGCTACTCTACTATGTAACATGTGGCATAATGA CGACAGAGGGTGTTGGTATTGCTACATCTGCAGGCCTTGCACGGCGTGTTTTCTGTCGTTCGATTCAGCTAGGCCGCCAATATGCGAAATCGTGGAATGATGAAGACTTGCATGAAgcttttcgtcttcttggAACCGGTTTGCATTGCCTGGAGGACTATGCAGCACATTCCAATTATACAGAGCTGAGTCTTATTGAGATGGGTGAATCAGAAATTTCCCCCCATGTCGGTCGTAATACGATAGTTGAGCTCCATGGTGCGCAGAATGACGTCTACCCCGTGGTTACCGGCACTTTCGGCGGGGTGGACTTTTTCCACTCCGTACTGGGAGAGCTTTCTGATAAGGTCACACAGTCTGAAGTCCAATCCTTGGAAGGTGTCATAACTGATTCACAGAGTGGTTCTCCTTCTGAGAGCTTCGTACAGGATCTTCTCAGCATGATCCCTGCTGGATTAGTAGACGACAGTGAAGCGCAGGCAAATAAAATGGAAGAATTCAAGACACAGTCAGAGAACGCTAAGCAATATAGCCAAGATGTATCGCTGCGTGAGCTAGAAGAATGGACCTGCTACCTGGAAGGGTTGCATCAGAAAATTTACCCCGTGTTGGAGTGGCATGATGAGATTATCAAGTCGATTAATTCTGCCATCGAGAAAATACCTGTTCTACCAGAATTGGTGGAGCAAATTCAAGATCATATAACGgtctttgttttctctgttttggCACCTTACGTGCTCCCTATTATCAAGCAAGTAAAGGTGGAGCTTCAAACTGGCTCCTCCGAGGTTATTCAAAGTAGCAGAGAGCAACAGCATATTGTTTTTGAGAATGATGAATCATCGAACCCTACTCATTCTATGTTATCTAAGGATCATTTTTCAAACGTTCTAAACGAACCAGCAGGTCGGGTAGCTTCCGAGGTTATCAAGTGGACTGTGCCACAGCTGATGGAGTGCTGGGATAGTGAAGACATTGATATAACAAGGACCCTGGACAGGATAATCGTGGGGGTGTTCCACCATCCTGCCCTTCGTGaaaatggagaagatggcgcAGCTGATGTACGCCAGATCATGTTTCATACAGTCGAGGAATGGTGGCATGGCAAGACCGAGGAAGAGCAGGAGCACCTGCGCGAACAGCTCACCCGCCAAGGCGTATTTGAAGGTAGAAACCATAAGGAAGGTGTGCACGACACCGGCCATGGCTGCGGCAAGCCACTTGTGTTACGCAAAGGCGGCCATGGCAACCCCCTTGAATCTAACGGAACTGGTCCTAGTAGCTTGGAGGAAGCTGCTGGCGAGGCTGCTGGTGACGGAACACTCAGGGGCCTGGTCAGCGGCCTTGTAAGTAGTGTTGGGTCTATGCTACTGAAAGATCCCGAGTCACACTCTCCAGATGGTACAGTCATG GAACTATATGACGACGAAGCATCACTTGAAGAACAGCGGCCCCCCTGGAACGTTCAACACGAAAATTACGATAAAGGAGAGCTGTGTGGAGACCGTTGGAACTATGAACACGAATCAGTGGAGTGCCTAGAATATCAGAAACGAAACGAGTATGATCATTTCGTGCCCCCGTTGGGTCGTAACGGCCAGACTTCTGGGTATAACTCTGAGGAGACCTACAGATCCAGACTTGATGAGTATAGCGATGGCAATGGGGGATATTGCTATGGTTACGACGGCCGCCCTGTACGCGATGAGCATG ATCCTCGGCTAG ATTCTGTGCCTCAGTGCAATGGCACTGGAGAAGGCTACGGTGGAGCCAGAGGCGATGGGTATGTGTCCCGTGAGGAGTATGGTGCAGACCACTACAGCAGCAAAAGCGATGACTACATGAAACGACTGTACGGATATTGA
- a CDS encoding NAD(P)-dependent alcohol dehydrogenase (sorbitol dehydrogenase), protein MGAPPKTAQNLSFVLEGIHKVKFEDRPIPQLRDAHDVLVDVRFTGICGSDVHYWEHGSIGQFVVKDPMVLGHESSGVISKVGSAVTTLKVGDHVAMEPGIPCRRCEPCKEGKYNLCEKMAFAATPPYDGTLAKYYVLPEDFCYKLPENINLQEAAVMEPLSVAVHIVKQANVAPGQSVVVFGAGPVGLLCCAVARAFGSPKVIAVDIQKGRLEFAKKYAATAIFEPSKVSALENAERIVNENDLGRGADIVIDASGAEPSVHTGIHVLRPGGTYVQGGMGRNEITFPIMAACTKELNVRGSFRYGSGDYKLAVNLVASGKVSVKELITGVVSFEDAEQAFHEVKAGKGIKTLIAGVDV, encoded by the exons ATGGGTGCGCCACCCAAAACCGCTCAG AACTTGTCCTTTGTCCTCGAAGGGATTCATAAGGTCAAATTTGAGGACCGACCAATCCCTCAACTGAGAGATGCTCATGACGTTCTCGTGGATGTCAGGTTTACCGGTATTTGCGGTAGTGAC GTTCACTATTGGGAACATGGCTCAATTGGTCAATTTGTCGTCAAAGATCCTATGGTACTAGGTCATGAATCTTCTGGCGTAATCAGCAAGGTCGGCTCGGCTGTTACAACATTAAAGGTGGGGGATCATGTTGCCATGGAGCCTGGTATACCGTGTCGCCGGTGTGAGCCCTGTAAAGAAGGGAAGTATAACCTCTGCGAAAAAATGGCCTTCGCCGCAACGCCACCTTACGACGGTACGCTAGCCAAGTATTATGTCCTGCCCGAGGACTTCTGCTACAAGCTTCCTGAAAACATCaatcttcaggaagctgCTGTGATGGAGCCTCTCAGCGTCGCTGTGCATATTGTAAAGCAAGCAAATGTAGCGCCAGGACAATCTGTGGTAGTCTTCGGTGCCGGGCCGGTGGGGTTATTGTGCTGCGCGGTGGCTAGGGCTTTTGGCTCCCCGAAGGTCATCGCCGTGGACATCCAAAAAGGAAGGCTGGAATTTGCGAAGAAATATGCCGCAACAGCAATCTTCGAACCTAGCAAGGTTTCTGCGTTGGAAAATGCAGAACGAATTGTTAATGAAAATGATCTCGGCCGTGGAGCGGATATCGTTATTGACGCATCAGGTGCTGAGCCTTCAGTTCATACGGGCATACATGTCCTTCGTCCTGGTGGCACTTACGTGCAAGGTGGTAtgggaaggaatgaaatcACCTTTCCCATCATGGCGGCTTGCACGAAAGAGTTGAATGTCAGGGGCAGTTTCCGTTACGGCAGTGGTGATTATAAGCTTGCGGTTAACCTAGTAGCTTCAGGCAAGGTTAGCGTAAAGGAACTAATCACCGGAGTCGTCAGTTTTGAAGACGCGGAACAAGCGTTCCATGAAGTCAAAGCTGGGAAGGGTATCAAGACACTTattgctggtgttgatgtaTGA
- a CDS encoding FAD-binding oxidoreductase (proteins containing the FAD binding domain), with protein sequence MIRSNALPLRGTLRALQPRINNYRLTAAQQQRHYRVSARNCANGRPQSFKNQLYESTQQRLKRERAEQERYAQYQTQSQGGRYTALTFALVFFSTGAYFLGTLKPPSLPTSSTTNILELEPPRHNISQSNLQAAWADFVDIIGKENVSTENGDLEIHSGSDWSSYSRKETEKPFLILYPSTTEEVSQIMRVCHRRVIPVTPYSGGTSLEGHFASTRGGVCIDFRRMNRILAIHKEDLDVVVQPALGWEELNEQISQDGLFFPPDPGPGAMIGGMVGTGCSGTNAYRYGTMREWVLSLTVVLADGTIIKTRQRPRKSSAGYDLTRLFIGSEGTLGLITEATLKLTVKPKSQSVAVASFPTVQDAAKCVAHVVEDGIPVAGVEILDDVQMKCINDSEATSRRWKESPTLFFKFTGTPTGVNEQVSTVRKIVSSSAGQSFEFARNDEEMRELWSARKQALWSVMSMRRGPEDQVWTTDVAVPMSKLPSIIEATKQDMTQSRLLAGICGHVGDGNFHAIILFNDNERKTAEAVVHRMVKRAVEMEGTVTGEHGVGLIKRDYLEHELGESTVDAMRRLKLAFDPLCLLNCDKIVRVEQPMPEEVKAW encoded by the exons ATGATCCGATCCAACGCCCTTCCCTTGAGGGGAACATTACGTGCTTTGCAGCCGAGAATTAATAACTACCGCCTAACCGCTGCGCAACAACAGAGGCATTACCGGGTCTCTGCTCGGAATTGTGCGAACGGACGACCTCAGTCGTTCAAGAACCAGCTCTATGAGAGTACACAACAACGGCTGAAGCGTGAGCGCGCTGAGCAAGAGCGTTACGCACAATATCAGACTCAGTCGCAGGGAGGTCGCTATACAGCTCTAACATTTG CTTTGGTGTTCTTCTCTACTGGAGCCTATTTCCTAGGGACTCTAAAGCCGCCAAGTCTTCCGACGTCATCAACAACGAACATTCTCGAACTAGAGCCGCCGCGTCACAATATTTCTCAGTCGAACCTCCAAGCCGCATGGGCGGACTTCGTTGATATAATAGGAAAAGAGAACGTTTCCACAGAGAATGGGGACTTGGAAATACATTCAGGGTCAGACTGGTCTTCCTATTCTCGGAAGGAAACCGAAAAGCCTTTCCTTATCCTCTATCCGTCGACCACGGAAGAGGTTTCTCAGATAATGAGGGTTTGCCATCGGCGAGTTATTCCAGTGACGCCGTACTCAGGTGGCACTAGTCTAGAGGGACATTTTGCATCCACCCGGGGCGGCGTGTGTATTGATTTCCGCCGCATGAATCGCATTTTGGCTATTCATAAAGAAGACCTTGACGTAGTGGTGCAGCCTGCTCTTGGTTGGGAAGAGCTAAATGAGCAGATTTCGCAAGATGGTCTATTTTTTCCACCTGATCCTGGCCCGGGTGCCATGATAGGTGGGATGGTAGGCACTGGCTGCTCAGGGACGAATGCCTATAGGTACGGTACAATGCGAGAATGGGTCCTCTCTCTAACTGTAGTTCTTGCGGATGGCACTATAATCAAGACCAGGCAGCGTCCGCGGAAGTCGAGTGCTGGCTATGATCTTACCAGGCTCTTTATTGGGAGCGAAGGGACCCTTGGCCTTATCACAGAAGCAACGCTGAAATTAACGGTCAAACCCAAGAGCCAGAGCGTCGCTGTTGCAAGCTTCCCGACAGTTCAAGATGCTGCAAAATGCGTGGCACATGTGGTGGAAGATGGTATCCCGGTTGCCGGTGTGGAAATTCTAGATGATGTGCAAATGAAATGTATAAATGACAGCGAAGCAACTAGTCGACGGTGGAAGGAATCACCcaccttgttcttcaagtTTACAGGAACACCCACCGGTGTCAATGAGCAGGTAAGCACAGTACGAAAGATCGTTTCTTCCAGTGCGGGCCAATCCTTTGAGTTTGCCCGCAACGACGAGGAGATGCGAGAGCTATGGAGTGCCCGAAAACAAGCTCTCTGGAGCGTAATGTCTATGAGGCGAGGCCCGGAAGACCAGGTTTGGACTACTGATGTGGCAGTACCCATGAGTAAACTGCCCAGCATCATCGAAGCCACGAAACAAGACATGACTCAAAGTCGACTGTTGGCAGGAATTTGTGGTCACGTTGGGGATGGTAATTTTCACG CCATCATTCTATTCAATGACAATGAGAGAAAAACTGCGGAAGCTGTTGTTCACCGGATGGTGAAGCGAGCAGTAGAGATGGAAGGGACTGTTACAGGTGAACATGGTGTTGGACTCATTAAACGTGATTACCTCGAACATGAACTGGGCGAGTCTACGGTGGATGCGATGCGGCGG CTAAAACTAGCGTTTGACCCGCTTTGTTTACTTAATTGCGACAAAATCGTTCGAGTTGAGCAACCGATGCCAGAAGAGGTTAAGGCATGGTGA
- a CDS encoding putative Ras family GTPase (Rab4b) (GTPase Rab4, small G protein superfamily): protein MVRKRGFSNTSSTSSLPEGNQELESMYDYLAKVILLGPSGAGKSCVLHRFVKNEWRVLSSQTIGVEFSSRIVKLGVGPRRTRIKLQLWDTAGTERFRSVSRSYYRGAAGAILVYDVSSYTSFASLPTFLMDARALASPNLTVLLAGNKMDITSDMSLHSDTTEDATRPPPTPSSTSSKQSAFAFGSGGGSVRSTSHLATGTRMTATHAPHGREVYFEESSRWAAKSNIPVVVEVSALTGEGVEELFNRLARIILTKIELGEIDPDDPQSGIQYGDGGLYGHGTSDGSSIRSRMTLDDNAVQLHNRKPTNASRWKSGMREWEDVFRLSGSHNKNGKGCC, encoded by the exons ATGGTACGCAAAAGAGGCTTCTCCAATACTTCTTCGACCTCCTCTCTTCCAGAGGGAAATCAG GAGCTAGAGAGTATGTATGACTACCTAGCAAAGGTTATTCTTCTCGGTCCAAGTGGTGCTGGAAA GTCTTGTGTGCTCCACCGATTTGTGAAGAACGAAT GGAGAGTGCTATCGTCGCAAACGATCGGTGTCGAATTCTCCTCGAGAATCGTTAAGTTAGGAGTCGGCCCTCGACGGACAAGGATAAAGCTACAACTTTGGGATACTGCAGGTACCGAAAGGTTCCGTTCTGTTTCAAGATCTTATTACCGGGGAGCAGCGGGGGCTATTCTTGTCTACGATGTATCATCTTATACCTCATTTGCGTCCCTTCCTACTTTCCTCATGGATGCGCGTGCCCTTGCATCTCCTAATCTAACCGTGTTACTGGCCGGGAATAAGATGGATATCACATCCGACATGTCGCTCCACAGTGACACCACAGAGGACGCCACTCGACCTCCCCCAACACCGTCCAGCACTTCCAGCAAACAATCTGCCTTTGCATTCGGCTCGGGTGGCGGTTCTGTCCGCTCTACCAGCCATTTAGCGACTGGGACGCGCATGACCGCTACACATGCTCCCCATGGCCGTGAAGTTTACTTTGAAGAATCCTCCCGGTGGGCTGCGAAGTCAAACATCCCCGTTGTCGTTGAAGTTTCGGCCCTCACTGGAGAAGGTGTGGAGGAACTATTCAACAGGCTGGCCAGAATCATCTTAACTAAAATTGAACTTGGCGAAATTGACCCTGACGACCCTCAGAGCGGTATACAATATGGCGACGGCGGCCTTTATGGCCATGGAACAAGCGACGGCTCCAGCATACGGAGCCGGATGACTCTCGATGACAACGCAGTCCAACTGCACAATCGGAAACCTACAAATGCAAGTAGGTGGAAAAGCGGCATGAGAGAATGGGAGGATGTCTTCCGGTTGAGTGGCTCACATAACAAGAACGGCAAAGGGTGTTGCTGA
- a CDS encoding SSH4 family protein (predicted protein): MANWKVSPTDGQEAATNYGSISPPYLNWQEAVPDTASFPPPPALGFLSSRNGNASRDDAERAHEFCDKFPLHLPVKPSATVYTCVQEHDLRPVLPKEFHGTFALVSQGYWKGSTRARNGDTLVSTNLPLYFPTVDSPFITEKSKTIYFEVKLLGFREGPGPVSTDSSGFSIGFTAHPYPYWRSPGWERGSIGVFSDDGCRFVNDSWGGREFTSAFAVGETVGLGMTFRRTDNSSTDLKSNIKKCKVDIFFTRNGHPVGGWDLHEEIDEDAGRIEGLEGDFDLYGAIGLFGGVDFETC, from the exons ATGGCGAACTGGAAAGTGTCACCAACTGATGGCCAAGAAGCTGCCACTAATTACGGCTCAATATCTCCCCCATATCTTAACTGGCAGGAAGCTGTACCTGATACCGCTAGTTTTCCACCGCCGCCAGCATTAGGCTTCTTATCGTCGAGAAACGGAAATGCCTCTAGAGACGATGCAGAACGTGCACATGAGTTTTGTGACAAGTTTCCTCTACACCTGCCTGTTAAGCCATCAGCCACTGTGTATACGTGTGTACAAGAGCATGACCTCCGTCCTGTGCTGCCAAAAGAATTTCATGGTACCTTTGCCCTTGTTTCTCAAGGCTACTGGAAGGGATCTACCAGGGCTAGAAATGGTGATACTTTGGTATCAACAAATCTTCCGCTTTATTTTCCCACTGTGGACTCACCTTTCATTACTGAGAAGAGTAAAACTATATACTTCGAAGTCAAATTGCTCGGATTCCGCGAAGGGCCAGGGCCGGTATCTACTGATTCCAGTGGGTTCTCTATTGGGTTCACAGCGCATCCATATCCGTATTGGCGGTCTCCCGGCTGGGAAAGAGGAAGCATTGGCGTATTCTCTGACGATGGGTGCCGTTTTGTGAATGATTCGTGGGGTGGCAGAGAGTTCACAAGTGCATTCGCTGTGGGTGAGACTGTGGGCTTGGGGATGACTTTTCGCCGCACAGACAACTCGAGCACAGATTTAAAAAGCAACATTAAGAAGTGTAAAGTTGACATCTTCTTTACTCGGAATGGTCACCCGGTAGGAGGTTGGGACCTTCACGAAGAAATTGATGAAGACGCTGGAAGGATTGAGGGATTAGAGGGAGACTTCGACCTTTACGGTGCGATTGGGTTGTTTGGGGGCGTAGACTTCGAG ACGTGCTAA